A genomic window from Phocoena sinus isolate mPhoSin1 chromosome 20, mPhoSin1.pri, whole genome shotgun sequence includes:
- the HEXIM1 gene encoding protein HEXIM1, with product MAEPLLSEYQHQPQTSNCTGAAAVHEEPNSDRPPGAEERVPEEDSRWQSRASPQSGGSPGLGGEGSLELQPPPMQTQVCPESSCPEAGEKGQNGDDLSAGGAPHPAAGREQRPKANKLGASTAGGEEAWGQQQRQLGKKKHRRRPSKKKRHWKPYYTLTWEEKKKFDEKQSLRASRIRAEMFAKGQPVAPYNTTQFLMDDHDQEEPDLKTGLYPKRAAAKSDDTSDEDFMEEAGEEDGGSDGMGGDGSEFLQRDFSETYERYHAESLQNMSKQELIKEYLELEKCLSRMEDENNRLRLESKRLGGDDARVRELELELDRLRAENLQLLTENELHRQQERAPLSKFGD from the coding sequence ATGGCCGAGCCACTCTTGTCAGAGTATCAGCACCAGCCTCAAACTAGCAACTGTACAGGTGCTGCTGCTGTCCACGAAGAGCCGAACTCTGACCGCCCCCCAGGCGCGGAGGAGCGGGTGCCCGAGGAGGACAGTAGGTGGCAATCGAGAGCGTCCCCCCAGTCGGGTGGCTCTCCGGGGCTGGGCGGGGAAGGGAGCCTGGAGCTCCAGCCGCCTCCCATGCAGACCCAGGTCTGCCCAGAATCCAGCTGTCCGGAAGCGGGTGAGAAGGGCCAGAATGGGGACGACTTGTCCGCTGGCGGTGCCCCCCACCCGGCGGCGGGAAGGGAACAGAGGCCGAAGGCCAACAAGTTGGGAGCTTCTACCGCAGGGGGCGAGGAGGCGTGGGGACAGCAGCAGAGACAGCTGGGCAAGAAAAAACATAGGAGACGCCCCTCCAAGAAGAAGCGGCATTGGAAACCGTACTACACGCTGAcctgggaggagaagaaaaagttcGATGAGAAACAGAGCCTGCGAGCTTCGAGGATTCGAGCCGAGATGTTCGCCAAGGGCCAGCCAGTGGCTCCCTATAACACCACGCAGTTTCTCATGGATGATCACGACCAGGAGGAGCCGGATCTTAAAACCGGCCTCTATCCCAAACGGGCCGCTGCCAAATCTGACGACACCAGCGATGAGGACTTTATGGAAGAAGCGGGCGAGGAGGATGGGGGCAGCGACGGGATGGGAGGAGACGGCAGCGAGTTTCTGCAGCGGGACTTCTCGGAGACCTACGAGCGGTACCACGCGGAGAGCCTGCAGAACATGAGCAAGCAGGAGCTCATCAAAGAGTACCTGGAGCTGGAGAAGTGCCTCTCGCGCATGGAGGACGAGAATAACCGGCTGCGGCTGGAAAGCAAGCGGCTGGGCGGCGACGACGCGCGGGTccgggagctggagctggagctagACCGGCTGCGCGCCGAGAACCTCCAGCTGCTGACGGAGAACGAACTGCACCGGCAGCAGGAGCGAGCACCGCTGTCCAAGTTTGGAGACTAG